Proteins from one Salvelinus sp. IW2-2015 linkage group LG9, ASM291031v2, whole genome shotgun sequence genomic window:
- the LOC111968544 gene encoding leucine-rich repeat and fibronectin type-III domain-containing protein 5-like, giving the protein MEKLLVCLLVIGMAVKAQICPKRCVCQILSPNLATLCAKKGLLFVPPNIDRHTVELRLADNFVTSIKRKDFANMTRLQDLTLSRNTISFIMPHAFADLENLRALHVNSNRLTQISNDTFSGMSKLHHLILNNNQLTLIHLGAFNDLLALEELDLSYNNLESIPWEAIQRMTSLHTLSLDHNMIDYIPEETFSLLQKLNRLDVTSNKLQKLPPDPLFQRAQVLATSGIMNPSSFALSFGGNPLHCNCELLWLRRLSREDDLETCASPQHLSGRYFWSIPEEEFLCEPPLITRYSHEMRVLEGQRVALRCKARGDPEPAIHWISPEGKLVSNSSRTLVYTNGTLDILISTVKDTGSFTCISSNPAGEAHQTVELLIIKLPHISNSTNNIQEPDPGSSDISTSTRAGANGSNHTGDTKTSPDKRVVIAEATSSTALIKFNFQRNIPGIRMFQIQYNGSYDDSLVYRMIPPTSKNFLVNNLAAGTSYDLCVLAIYDDGITSLTATRVVGCIQFTTESEYLRCHFMQSQFLGGTMIIIIGGIIVASVLVFIIILMIRYKVCNTSDSGKGTLVTNVHSQTNGAQSQGCTVNPSVSKQAMGGSGSEGGGGGSIKAAGHAPDTLTDSSETSLPDCSTATSLVSQSWNTPGSSGSLKPKRKPAPKPSATASVTPEPKIEALPNAETQNTNRNNSTALQHPPAPVSHSPLPYSRIKDTPILRRAHPRPSSKYLTLPVEGVRAKRRYSLNDDSSKHHCYIGVTKLGNMWSKRSMSMNGMLLQQENIDSGKATFSSSEWILESTV; this is encoded by the exons CATGACCAGGTTGCAGGACCTCACCCTGTCAAGGAATACCATTAGCTTCATCATGCCACACGCGTTTGCTGACCTGGAGAACCTCCGCGCCTTGCACGTGAACAGCAACCGTCTGACCCAGATATCCAATGACACCTTTAGCGGCATGTCCAAGCTGCACCACTTGATCCTCAACAACAACCAGCTGACGTTGATCCACCTGGGGGCTTTCAATGACCTGCTGGCCCTGGAGGAGCTCGACCTGTCCTACAACAACTTGGAGTCCATCCCCTGGGAGGCTATCCAGAGGATGACGAGCCTCCACACCCTCAGCCTGGACCACAACATGATCGACTACATTCCTGAGGAGACCTTTTCTCTTCTCCAAAAGCTCAACCGCTTGGACGTAACCTCAAATAAGCTACAGAAGCTTCCTCCAGATCCTCTGTTCCAGCGGGCCCAGGTTTTGGCCACGTCTGGGATCATGAACCCTTCCTCGTTCGCACTAAGCTTTGGCGGGAACCCACTGCACTGCAACTGTGAGCTGCTGTGGTTGAGGCGCCTGAGTCGAGAGGATGATCTGGAGACATGCGCATCGCCGCAGCACCTCTCTGGACGCTATTTCTGGTCCATCCCGGAGGAGGAGTTCCTGTGTGAACCTCCTCTCATCACCCGGTACTCCCACGAGATGAGGGTGCTGGAGGGCCAGAGGGTGGCCCTGAGGTGCAAGGCCAGGGGGGACCCTGAGCCTGCCATACACTGGATCTCTCCAGAGGGGAAGCTGGTGTCGAACTCCTCCCGGACGTTGGTCTACACGAATGGCACCCTGGACATTTTGATCAGCACTGTGAAGGACACAGGATCCTTCACCTGCATCTCGTCCAACCCGGCGGGTGAGGCACATCAGACTGTTGAGCTGCTGATTATCAAACTCCCACACATCTCCAACAGCACCAACAACATCCAGGAGCCTGACCCTGGCTCTTCAGACATCTCCACGTCCACCAGGGCTGGGGCAAATGGCAGCAACCACACTGGAGACACCAAAACTAGTCCAGATAAGAGAGTGGTCATCGCTGAGGCCACATCCTCCACGGCACTCATCAAGTTCAACTTCCAGAGGAATATACCTGGGATCCGCATGTTCCAGATTCAGTACAATGGCAGTTATGATGACTCTCTTGTTTACAG AATGATTCCCCCCACGAGCAAAAACTTCCTAGTCAATAACCTGGCTGCTGGAACGTCATATGACCTGTGTGTTCTGGCCATATATGACGATGGTATCACTTCCCTCACCGCCACCCGCGTGGTGGGCTGCATCCAGTTCACCACCGAGTCTGAGTACCTGCGCTGTCACTTCATGCAGTCCCAGTTCCTGGGAGGCACCATGATCATCATCATCGGCGGCATCATCGTGGCCTCTGTACTCGTCTTCATCATCATCCTGATGATCCGCTATAAGGTCTGCAACACCAGTGACTCGGGCAAAGGCACCCTGGTCACCAACGTCCACTCCCAGACCAATGGGGCGCAGTCTCAGGGGTGCACCGTCAATCCCTCTGTGTCCAAACAGGCCATGGGAGGGTCGGGGTCAGAGGGAGGGGGCGGAGGGTCTATAAAGGCCGCTGGGCACGCGCCAGACACTCTGACAGACTCGTCTGAGACCTCTCTCCCAGACTGCTCCACTGCTACTTCTCTGGTGAGCCAGAGCTGGAACACGCCTGGCTCCTCAGGGTCTCTGAAGCCAAAGCGCAAGCCTGCGCCAAAGCCCTCCGCTACTGCTTCTGTCACACCAGAGCCCAAGATAGAGGCCCTCCCCAACGCTGAGACCCAGAACACCAACCGCAACAACTCCACGGCTCTGCAGCATCCCCCCGCCCCGGTATCCCACTCCCCCCTACCCTACTCACGCATCAAGGACACGCCCATATTAAGACGCGCACACCCCAGACCATCCTCCAAGTACCTGACCTTACCGGTGGAAGGGGTGAGGGCCAAACGTAGGTACTCTCTAAACGATGACTCGTCCAAGCACCACTGCTACATTGGGGTAACAAAACTTGGGAATATGTGGTCTAAGCGGAGTATGTCCATGAATGGGATGCTACTTCAACAGGAAAATATAGACAGTGGCAAGGCCACCTTTTCCAGTTCAGAGTGGATTCTAGAAAGTACTGTGTGA